A section of the Humulus lupulus chromosome 2, drHumLupu1.1, whole genome shotgun sequence genome encodes:
- the LOC133819336 gene encoding CASP-like protein 1E2, with protein MESKSYGGVEGVEKEVKVANKRGAGGCEGLLRVLAFVFCLSAAVILGVDKQTKVVAMKLLDSLPPINVPVPAKWYYLSAFKYFVVAHAIACAYAVISLILSMGNRGGKKSCIGFAIEVADIVMVALLFSSNGAAVSIGLMGFQGNSHVKWNKVCNVFGKFCHQAAAAFVVSALGALAFLLVVVFALKRLHKK; from the exons ATGGAGAGCAAAAGTTATGGGGGCGTGGAGGGGGTGGAGAAAGAAGTGAAGGTGGCTAACAAGAGAGGAGCCGGTGGTTGTGAGGGTCTGCTTAGGGTTTTGGCGTTTGTGTTTTGCTTATCGGCTGCTGTCATTCTTGGAGTTGACAAGCAAACCAAAGTGGTTGCTATGAAGCTTCTGGATTCTCTCCCACCCATCAATGTTCCTGTTCCGGCCAAGTGGTATTACTTGTCTGCTTTCAA GTACTTCGTGGTGGCGCATGCCATTGCATGTGCGTATGCAGTAATTTCTCTAATTCTTTCAATGGGGAATCGCGGTGGAAAGAAGAGTTGTATTGGGTTTGCAATTGAGGTGGCTGACATAGTGATGGTAGCACTGCTCTTCTCTAGCAACGGTGCGGCAGTGAGCATCGGGCTGATGGGTTTCCAAGGAAATTCACATGTGAAATGGAATAAGGTTTGCAATGTGTTTGGCAAGTTTTGTCACCAAGCAGCTGCTGCTTTTGTGGTGTCTGCCCTTGGAGCCCTTGCATTTCTATTGGTTGTTGTCTTTGCCCTCAAGCGCCTTcacaaaaaataa